TGCGGAACGCCGATCATCTTCGGGTTGCCGCAGAGATAAACATGTGTTCGGGCCGGATCGAGGGCTTGGCCCATCCGCTCCTCCAGTTCGCCGCTGCTGATCAGGTCCTGAATATACACCTTGCGTGTCTGTCCCGGTTCGCGTGTGGTCAGGGGCAGGTAGAGATAATGCGGATAAAGTTCCATGAGCTTCTGGTGGGTGTTCCAATAGCCCAGGTCTTGTTTGTAGCGGACGCAACAGACGGACACGATGCGTCCCGTATGGCCGCGGCGGAGCAGCTCCCAGATCATGGCATTGTGCGGGGCCTCGCCGGTTCCCGTGGCGAGGAACACCACCGTGTCGCCGGGGCGGACCGGTTCGAGTGTGTAATGGCCGGTGATCTTTTCCCCCATTTGGATACGGTCCCCGACTTGCCGAGTGAACAGCCGAGGAGTCAGAGCAGGCACGCGGCCATCGGGATTGTGCCGAACCAGGACGATGTAAAATTCCAGCCAATCTGTCCGGCTCGGATCGTAAAGCTGATCGGGACGGTCGTCCTCCAGGATGGGACAACTGATCGAATAGGACCGGCGGACGATCCGCATCTGATCCTCCGGGGTCAGATGCTCCTCCTGGCATCCTTCCAAGCGAGGCTCCCAATAGCCGAGACCCAAGGTGCAGTATTGGCCGGGTTGATAGGCGGGGCGCGGAAAATCCGGACGAACTCGTAAAATCATCAAATCCGAATGGATTTTTTTGAGGTAAACGATGGTGGCATTATAACGTCGCGTTCGGGCCTCGTGAATTTGCTCAGGAGTCATCGGTCGGCAATCCCTCTGGGAAGTCGATTTATCCCCTGTGGGAAAACGGTTTGTTCGATGTTTGAATGTCCCACCCGGCATTCTGGAGTCGTTCGGCTCGAACCAGCTCGGCAGTACCGCACTCCGGCGACACAGTCCCTGATTTCGCCGCGTTTGCGCCCAATGGCTGCTGTTCGCTACGCAGAACTCCGCCGTCGAAGAGAAGCTGTACTCTCTTCCCTTCGCTGCCAGCCGTTCCGAGAGCATTCCGCTGGTGAGAACCTAGCGATTCGGCATCCGTTCCCTTACGTCCAGCGGTTCCCTTACGCCATTATAGAAGATGGATTCTCGCATGCCGGAGTTTGCCAATCTGCCCCGGGGGAGGAGACCATCTCGCTCACGGTACGGTCGGAACGCTGGCCAGGGCCACAATGTGCCCCAGAAATGTTATGTCTCATCAGCGGTTTTCTTCTCTTGTGCCGAATCAGCGATTCTCTTGTGCCGAATCAGCGATTTGCCCGAAAAGCGGGAGTTTTCAGTCAAAGCCGGGATGGTTTCCATCCGCAAAGGGTTTCAATCCGTGGCCAGCGGTAGTCCGGCTGCTTTCCACGCCGCCATGCCTCCGAGAACATTGCTCACGGAGGAATACCCCACGCTCTTGAGGTAAGACGTGGCGATGGAGGCGCGGTAGCCGGAGCCACAGACGACAGCAACGGGTCGGTCTTTGGGGACCTGCTGGAGGCGTTGCTGGAGCAAGCCGCCGTGGATGTGGATGGCACCGGGAATGTGGCCGGCCTGCCATTCGGCCTCGGTGCGGACATCCAGGACGAACGGGGGCGAGCCGCGCTGCAACTGCTGGTCTAGCTCATGGACGGAGAGGGTTTGCACGCGTTCCAGGGGATAGCCGGCGGTTTCCCAAGCATCGATTCCCCCGTCGAGGTACCCTTGAATGTCGTCCAGACCGACGCGAAGCAGATGGGTGACCACTTCCGGCAGATCGGCCGGCTGATTGATCACCAGAATGATCGGCCTGTCGTAAGGGAGGACCCAGCCGGCCCATGTCGGCAAATTGGCGCCCAGGGGGATGTTGATCGAACCGGGAATGGCCGCGGCGGCGAACGCCTCTTTGGGCCGCACGTCCAAGATCAGGCAATTCTCGCAGCGGCGGTGGTAGAGGTCTGAAGCACTCAAGGGCCGTTGGCCGGGCAGCTCCGGTCCGATGATACGGGGGCCGCGGGCGTTGACCTGCTTCATTCGGCTAAAGTAAGCCGGGGCGATGGGCATGCCGGCGAGCAGGTCGGCGATCCACTCCGCTTCCGGTTTCTGCCGCAGGGCAGGACTGAAGCGGCGCTCGTAACCCAGAGTTGTGGAGGGACGCGCACCCAGGGCTTTGCCACACAGGGAGCCAGCACCGTGACCGGGGTAAACTTCCGTAAAGTCGGGAAAGGCCGGGAGTACGGAGAAGACGCTTTTGTAAAGCTGATGGGCCAGGATTTTCTGCATCTCGGCGCCGAGCAGGTCCGGCCGACCGACATCGCCGACGAAGAGGAAATCGCCGGTGAGCAGCAGGGCGGGAACCTCGCGGCTGCGCGGCTGGTCATAAACGGCCCAGGTGAGGTGTTCCAGCGTGTGGCCGGGAGTGTGAATCGCTTCCAAGCGCAGGTTGCCCAGGAGCAGATCGTCACGATCCCGTAACACCCGGTCGGCGTAGGGCGGCGTCCATTCGGGGCCGCCGAGACCGGAAACATGAACCGTGGCGCCGGTCCGTGCTTTCAATTCCGCAGAACCGCTGACGAAATCGGCATGGACGTGTGTTTCCATAATGTGGGTGATGCGGTATCCCTCGCTCCGCGCCAGACGGAGGAAATCCTCAACGTCCCGCGTCGGATCAATCACCACCGCTTCCTTACTTTTCGGATCGCCGATCATGTAGGAGTAAATGGCTAAACCGGGAACGAATCGCTGGTGGAAGAACATGGTCTCGGCTCCTGGAGTGTCCGCTGGCAGTTTGGTGTCACGGTACGATCCGCTTCGTCCGGACTCCTGTCATCAGGAAGGATTCGCCAGCCGGAGAAAAGTTACAGAGGAGCGCCAAAGCTGCGGGAGCGTTTGCACAATCACCGCACCACCGACGATCAAGATCATGACAGCGAAAAGGCGTTGCAGGGTCGGCCCGGAGAGATACCGGGAGAGTGCCACACCCAGCATCATGCCGCCCATTCCCCCCAGAATAAACGGAAGCAGAACTCGGCCGCTGGGAAGCGAACCGGCCCAGAGATAACCCATCGTGCCGGAGAGGCTGATCAGGAAAATCACCAGGAGCGAAGTTGCCGCCGCCCGCGGCATGTCCATCCGAGCGATCAGGACCAGAGCGGGGACGATCAGAAATCCGCCGCCGATGCCGAAAAGGCCGGAGAAGATCCCCGTGAGCAGGCCAGCACCAAGAAAGACAAGCCAGCGCCGCGACGAGGAGGAAGCCGGCGAAGACAACGGGAGGGAAGTTGCTCCGCCTGAGGGCACAGATAGGGAAGGCGCATCCTCTGCTCGGGAAGGGGCAGGGGAAGGGCTGATGCGAGAACGATGCTCCGCCCCGGTGCTGGCCGAGTCCGCGCGGGATTTTTGCCACATCCGCACCGCTACGATCCCCATCAGGAGGGCAAAGCCGAGCAGGAGAATGTCTTCGTTGAGTCGGTGGCCCACGAAGACGCCGAGGGGAGCGCCCAGCATCCCAGCCAGGGAAAAGAGCCAGCCTGCGGGCAGGTCCAGTTCCCCCCGCATCCAACGGGCGATGGCCCCGGCTCCGGCGATGGCCCCCACCGTGATCAGGGAGATGCCGATCGCGTCGCGCGGGGTCGCTCCTAAGCCATAGACGAGCAAGGGAACCGCCAGGATCGAGCCGCCCCCACCCGTCAGCCCCAAGGACAGTCCGACCACCGCACCCAGAGCCAAACTCATTGCGGAGAACATAGCGGCGTTGCGGGTGAGGGGGATGCGGGTGCAGAAGAGTCGGTCGTCGATGCCGCAGAAGCCGGTGCTGAGGCGCAGCTTCCCCCGCATTGGTTCCACGGCAGCCGAGCGATGAGCAGAGCCATGCCGCACCAATCCGTGATGCCCGCAAAGATCAGCCCCGCTCCAAAAAACGCCGCACCCAACAGGAAGGCGGGATGCACCAGGTAACCCAAGATCGTGAAGGCGAGAACGCCCGTGCCGATGGCAATGCGGGTCTGCCGCTCGATGGACAGCACCATCCGCTTGCCGCGAACGACGGGCACGCCGGCTTGTTCACAGGCCACCGTACCCCCTTCGACCAGGAAGACGTTGGCATAGCCAGCATTCAAGAGTCTTTCGCAAGCGGTTTTGGCCCGATTCCCAGATCGGCAGATGACGTAGATCGGCTCCTGCGACTGCCCGTTGTACTCCGCCAGCACTTTCTGCGGATCGAACTTGTCCAGGGGAACCAGGCGTGCCCCCTGGACGTGGACTTCCGTGTATTCCGCCGGCGTTCGCACATCGATCAGTCGGATCGGCTGACCCTTCGCCAACAGTTCCTTGAGTTCTTGCGGGGTGATGGTTTTCAAACTCATGGGGATAGCTCCTTGTTCCTGAGTCCGCCTAGAAGCGAACCGAAGCATTCTCGCCCCCAATACGCTGAGGCGTCTCTTCGGGTGACATTGGGAATGATGCGGATCGGGCCAAGGGGGTTACAACAGGGAAGGCGGTGGTTTGCCCGAACGCTTAGACAGCGTTGGCAGGAGCGTAGCAGGAGGCAGCGGCTTCTGTTCGTCTTGTAGGGAAAGGTCTGTTCGTCTTGCATGGAAAGGCCAGAGAGGGTATGCGATGACTCCGTGCGAGGAGCAGGGCGAAGAATCGGCTCGATCGGCTGCCTGGTTTTGCAGGAGGGCCGGGGGGCGAAGTTTATGGGGATGCCATCGGCAGGCAGCGAGATGGGGATACCATCAGCAGGTAGCGAGAGGTGGAGCCAGCACTGGCTGGAGCTGGGCCGGCAGGTGATCGCCCAGGAATGCCAGGCTTTGGCCCAGGCAGCGGAACGATTGGATGGTGGTTTTGTGCGGGTGGTAGCGGGTTTGTGGCGGTGTTCGGGGCGAGTGGCCGTCGTGGGGGTGGGCAAGTCAGCGGATGTGGGGCAAAAGATC
This genomic interval from Thermogemmata fonticola contains the following:
- a CDS encoding ferredoxin--NADP reductase, with the translated sequence MTPEQIHEARTRRYNATIVYLKKIHSDLMILRVRPDFPRPAYQPGQYCTLGLGYWEPRLEGCQEEHLTPEDQMRIVRRSYSISCPILEDDRPDQLYDPSRTDWLEFYIVLVRHNPDGRVPALTPRLFTRQVGDRIQMGEKITGHYTLEPVRPGDTVVFLATGTGEAPHNAMIWELLRRGHTGRIVSVCCVRYKQDLGYWNTHQKLMELYPHYLYLPLTTREPGQTRKVYIQDLISSGELEERMGQALDPARTHVYLCGNPKMIGVPQRDKNTGAVTYPQPPGVIEILEKRGFRADIPSLKQKGNIHFEEYW
- a CDS encoding MBL fold metallo-hydrolase — encoded protein: MFFHQRFVPGLAIYSYMIGDPKSKEAVVIDPTRDVEDFLRLARSEGYRITHIMETHVHADFVSGSAELKARTGATVHVSGLGGPEWTPPYADRVLRDRDDLLLGNLRLEAIHTPGHTLEHLTWAVYDQPRSREVPALLLTGDFLFVGDVGRPDLLGAEMQKILAHQLYKSVFSVLPAFPDFTEVYPGHGAGSLCGKALGARPSTTLGYERRFSPALRQKPEAEWIADLLAGMPIAPAYFSRMKQVNARGPRIIGPELPGQRPLSASDLYHRRCENCLILDVRPKEAFAAAAIPGSINIPLGANLPTWAGWVLPYDRPIILVINQPADLPEVVTHLLRVGLDDIQGYLDGGIDAWETAGYPLERVQTLSVHELDQQLQRGSPPFVLDVRTEAEWQAGHIPGAIHIHGGLLQQRLQQVPKDRPVAVVCGSGYRASIATSYLKSVGYSSVSNVLGGMAAWKAAGLPLATD
- a CDS encoding sulfite exporter TauE/SafE family protein yields the protein MRGKLRLSTGFCGIDDRLFCTRIPLTRNAAMFSAMSLALGAVVGLSLGLTGGGGSILAVPLLVYGLGATPRDAIGISLITVGAIAGAGAIARWMRGELDLPAGWLFSLAGMLGAPLGVFVGHRLNEDILLLGFALLMGIVAVRMWQKSRADSASTGAEHRSRISPSPAPSRAEDAPSLSVPSGGATSLPLSSPASSSSRRWLVFLGAGLLTGIFSGLFGIGGGFLIVPALVLIARMDMPRAAATSLLVIFLISLSGTMGYLWAGSLPSGRVLLPFILGGMGGMMLGVALSRYLSGPTLQRLFAVMILIVGGAVIVQTLPQLWRSSVTFLRLANPS
- a CDS encoding rhodanese-like domain-containing protein is translated as MSLKTITPQELKELLAKGQPIRLIDVRTPAEYTEVHVQGARLVPLDKFDPQKVLAEYNGQSQEPIYVICRSGNRAKTACERLLNAGYANVFLVEGGTVACEQAGVPVVRGKRMVLSIERQTRIAIGTGVLAFTILGYLVHPAFLLGAAFFGAGLIFAGITDWCGMALLIARLPWNQCGGSCASAPASAASTTDSSAPASPSPATPLCSPQ